A genome region from Marasmius oreades isolate 03SP1 chromosome 5, whole genome shotgun sequence includes the following:
- a CDS encoding uncharacterized protein (BUSCO:EOG09260M44), whose amino-acid sequence MATTLPLFWHLSSASRDERLDASVKLIYALEQFQNQHKAPSPASDEEVEPTKIDTLDVMNAQDVSYSLRRLIRGLASPIESSRLGFSVALTELLSRLDTVTCSQISLLILEITKAQGASTGQEERDILFARLFGFTSIIQSGLLVRLMPLATSPSSATQASSLSSYSELLSQLVSLGEKKSWLRESTWWSIGLAIDALNESRVEWKEEACQATVRILFLENKSWSPEKIALSLKIQKLGWHVNWRPLLSPTFKDRDLLNNSNLQTIALILKEAGVEDESGDVQNSSTGSWKPQLHFAWDIILDTLIPSSNLETQKKSNFPEFFRIVVDENLFSANSSIERKYWGFQVFQRSLVRVGEDLMPMLFSKNFMRTWINHLSKKDRHLNKIATQTKFVENNPKLGFSLILQLTGVHGSQQFDRLTRTKTVEKILTTMDTAAIKQYIQHLLQQANDDAVSIETNNSRRQWVIDQLSALIRNGAIAKDNEWVLEALNWLVLNGLFVVKKRRENSHFIGLRKPPKPLFSDELRRHCREKLLSCLSDLTSQASVVQEGNSKVKAFGVTSDREFWVSKVLAIIQDLRADTRHVTPLVDIDEEVNALHEKAKQVVAKLKTVPDSETEIAGGTELLLSACMVQQYCAEDEEFTIPLEESLDAAARMFSLDKHKQKKGRKSLGQEEPQHEPIDVFADVIIGFLERSTAFMRAAGNQAFSLISSAAKESTIDLVLDQLRKRDPSEDDEETDDANPPDSDGAGEEEEEEEEEDETDSSSADGSSDDGEDSNDEPDEELRQQIMEALAVNGIQASTGETDDESEEVFMDDDQMMEIDQHLAEVFRMRLNEKKNGKDAGAEREAVHFKNRVLDLVDIFLKKRASNPLILRTILPLVDVATRSTPDEKQLSDKAQGIIRYRIGKHKELPSDADLDVASAVLKDLHERATNARSSEYLATLSDCSIYVSRLMANSGRIQEVLGLYRRSLSDFLTKKRSSLNYVFFDGFLRRFQSEAWCLRDDILTLSQKAVNAYRRCQALQLLHNIVAHLPTDVTEEVSDFMKKLQQTLLRCISEACDGKLNMTAPQMREILKLALSATRQTRKLLPTEMETIWNAMEWTSLSEHLAESTRFRGTVQMCRQITRLDAAVGTGSKRRKSHEGSALDGKKVKRKKFIHE is encoded by the exons ATGGCCACCACTCTTCCTCTGTTCTGGCATCTCTCCTCTGCTTCTCGGGACGAACGTTTAGATGCTTCCGTCAAGCTAATCTATGCTCTTGAGCAATTCCAAAATCAGCATAAAGCTCCTAGCCCAGCgtcggatgaagaagtggAGCCCACGAAGATAGATACCCTCGATGTCATGAACGCACAGGACGTGTCGTACTCACTAAGGAGGCTCATAAGAGGGCTTGCTAGTCCTATAGAAAGCAGTAGATTGGGATTTTCAGTGGCACTTACTGAG CTGCTATCTCGTTTGGATACTGTTACATGTTCGCAAATTTCTTTACTGATACTCGAAATAACGAAGGCGCAAGGAGCTTCCACGGGGCAAGAAGAACGAGACATTTTGTTCGCCCGCCTTTTTGGATTTACGTCGATCATACAGTCCGGGTTACTGGTACGATTGATGCCACTAGCGACATCTCCATCTTCTGCAACACAGGCATCCTCACTATCAAGCTATAGCGAGTTGCTTTCACAGCTGGTTTCTCTCGGGGAGAAGAAGTCCTGGCTACGTGAAAGTACATGGTGGTCTATAGGTTTGGCAATTGACGCGCTGAATGAGTCCCGAGTCGAATGGAAGGAGGAAGCTTGCCAGGCTACTGTCAGAATTTTGTTCTTAGAAAACAAATCTTGGTCGCCGGAAAAAATTGCGTTGTCATTGAAGATACAGAAACTGGGATGGCATGTCAACTGGCGGCCGTTGCTCTCGCCGACATTCAAAGATCGTGATTTGCTGAACAATAGCAATTTACAAACTATCGCACTGATTCTCAAG GAAGCAGGAGTCGAAGATGAATCCGGAGACGTACAAAATAGTTCTACAGGTTCTTGGAAGCCACAGCTGCATTTTGCGTGGGATATCATATTAGATACTCTAATTCCCAGCTCGAACCTTGAAACACAGAAGAAGAGTAACTTTCCAGAGTTCTTCCGAATAGTGGTCGACG AAAATCTGTTCTCCGCGAATTCTTCAATCGAAAGGAAGTACTGGGGCTTCCAAGTATTCCAAAGGTCACTAGTCCGAGTGGGCGAAGATCTCATGCCAATGCTATTTTCCAAAAACTTCATGAGAACGTGGATCAACCACCTCTCTAAAAAAGACCGACATCTCAACAAAATCGCCACGCAGACG AAATTCGTCGAAAACAATCCGAAACTCGGATTCTCTCTTATACTGCAGTTGACCGGCGTACATGGGAGTCAACAGTTTGATAGACTCACAAGAACGAAAACTGTGGAAAAAATTCTAACGACGATGGACACTGCGGCTATAAAACAATATATTCAACACTTACTCCAGCAAGCTAATGACGACGC TGTTAGCATCGAAACCAACAACTCACGCCGACAATGGGTCATCGATCAGTTGTCTGCCTTGATACGGAATGGGGCAATTGCCAAGGACAACGAATGGGTTCTAGAGGCGCTGAACTGGCTGGTGCTCAATGGCCTCTTCGTCGtaaagaagaggagggaaaATAGCCATTTCATTGGT TTAAGGAAACCTCCGAAACCTCTGTTTTCAGATGAGCTCCGTCGCCACTGTCGAGAAAAGTTGTTGAGCTGTCTTTCTGACCTCACTAGTCAGGCAAGCGTTGTACAAGAAG GCAACTCGAAAGTAAAGGCATTTGGCGTAACGTCCGACAGAGAGTTTTGGGTTTCCAAGGTCCTAGCCATCATTCAAGATCTTCGCGCTGACACAAGACATGTCACGCCGCTTGTTGATATAGATGAAGAAGTTAATGCACTACATGAGAAGGCGAAGCAAGTTGTCGCAAAACTGAAAACG GTACCCGATAGTGAGACGGAAATTGCAGGAGGTACTGAGCTGCTGCTCTCGGCGTGTATGGTACAACAGTATTGtgcagaagacgaagagTTCACAATTCCTCTTGAA GAATCCTTAGATGCCGCTGCCCGCATGTTTTCGCTGGACAAACACAAGCAAAAGAAGGGGAGGAAGTCCTTGGGCCAGGAAGAACCGCAACATGAACCCATCGATGTTTTCGCCGACGTCATCATCGGTTTTTTGGAACGATCCACCGCATTTATGCGTGCTGCAGGGAATCAAGCTTTCTCGTTGATTTCATCGGCTGCAAAGGAGTCCACGATTGATCTCGTATTGGAT CAACTCCGCAAGAGGGATCCATCTGAAGATGATGAGGAAACGGACGATGCCAATCCGCCAGACTCGGATGGGGcaggtgaagaagaagaagaagaagaagaagaagacgagaCTGACTCTTCGTCCGCTGATGGCAGTTCAGACGATGGCGAGGATAGTAACGACGAACCTGATGAAGAACTTCGGCAACAAATCATGGAGGCTCTTGCAGTCAATGGAATTCAAGCTTCCACTGGAGAAACTGACGATGAGAGTGAGGAGGTGTTCATGGATGACGACCAGATGATGGAAATCGACCAACATTTGGCGGAGGTCTTTAGAATGCGGTTGAATgagaaaaagaacggaaaag ACGCAGGAGCTGAGCGAGAAGCTGTTCACTTCAAGAACCGCGTGCTCGATCTCGTCGATATCTTTTTAAAAAAGAGAGCATCAAACCCTCTCATCCTCCGTACGATCCTTCCTTTGGTGGACGTCGCTACGAGGTCAACGCCGGATGAAAAGCAACTTTCGGACAAGGCACAAGGTATCATCAGATACAGGATTGGAAAGCACAAAGAACTGCCTTCGGATGCGGATCTTGACGTCGCTTCGGCTGTGTTGAAAGATCTCCATGAACGAGCGACAAACGCTCGCTCCTCTGAGTATCTGGCAACATTAAGCGATTGTAGTATTTACGTGTCTCGTCTCATGGCAAATTCTGGACGGATACAAGAGGTGCTTGGACTTTATCGTCGATCACTTTCCGATTtcttgacgaagaagaggtcatCTCTCAATTACGTTTTCTTCGACGGGTTTTTGCGTCGTTTCCAGTCCGAGGCTTGGTGTCTTCGAGATGACATCTTGACTCTTTCCCAGAAGGCAGTGAATGCGTACAGGCGATGTCAGGCCTTACAGCTTCTCCACAATATTGTGGCTCACTTGCCTACGGAT GTAACAGAGGAAGTTTCAGACTTCATGAAGAAGCTTCAACAAACACTTCTCCGCTGCATATCCGAAGCTTGCGACGGCAAACTCAATATGACCGCACCACAAATGAGAGAGATTCTCAAACTCGCATTGTCGGCCACTCGCCAAACACGAAAGTTGCTTCCTACAGAAATGGAGACAATATGGAATGCTATGGAATGGACGTCCCTGTCCGAACACCTGGCGGAGTCTACTCGTTTCAGAGGTACCGTCCAAATGTGCAGGCAAATAACACGCCTCGATGCTGCGGTAGGGACTGGTTCAAAACGCAGGAAATCTCATGAAGGATCTGCACTTGATGGTAAAAAGGTCAAGCGTAAGAAATTTATACATGAGTAG